Part of the Ignavibacterium album JCM 16511 genome, TTCAAAAATTCTTATTGTTGCGCACAAATATAAAAACACCACATAAATATTAATCATTCAAAAGGAGGTCTGATGTATCGGATAGTAATTTTCTTATCGTTTATTTTGCTTTCGTCATTCAACTTTTCTCAGGAAAAATCCTGCTGCAATGTTAGTGTTTCTTTCGCAAGCTTTGGTGAGGATAAATCTTTTCGTGAAGTTCACCAATTACCAAAAGATTTTGTTTTGAAAGATGCAAAAGGTAGAATGATTAAGTTCTCAACTGCTGATGGAAAAGAAGCAAATGCTTATTACATTCAGTCACCAAAACCTTCTAAAAAATTTATTTTTGTTTTTCATGAATGGTGGGGATTAAATGATAATATAAAAAGGGAAGCAGACGAATTACAAAAAGAATTGGGCAATGTGAACATAATGGCGCTTGATTTATATGATGGTCAGGTTGCAACAAAAAGAGAAGATGCAGCAAAGCTAATGCAAGCAAATAATAAAACTCGTTCGATGGAGATTATTAGAGGTGCAATAGAATTTGCTGGTAAAGATGCTGAGATCGGAACCATTGGTTGGTGCTTTGGAGGCGGTTGGTCATTGCTGGCAAGTATATCAGCAGGCAAAAAAGGTAAAGCTTGTGTAGTTTATTATGGAATAATTGAAAATACTCCCGAAACATTTAAAGATTTAAACGCACCGGTATTAGGAATTTTTGCTGAGAAAGATGGCTGGATAACTCCTGAAGTTTATGGAAATCTCGAAAAGAATTTGAAAGCTGCAGGAAAGAAAGTAACTATTAAAAGTTTTATTGCTGAGCACGCTTTTGCAAATCCAAGTAACAGCAATTTCGATGAAAAAGCAACTAAAGAAGCAAAGGAACTTACACTAAAGTTCTTCAAAGAAAATTTGATGAAATAAAAAATGAAGTCACGCTGAGTAAAAATACTTAGCGTGACTTTTGAATTTAATATTTTAACTATTCCTGATTAAGATTTCTTTAACAAATCTCTAATCTCAGTAAGAAGTTTTACATCTGCTGGTGGCTCAGGTGGAGCAGCAGGTTTTTCTTCTTCTTTCTTTTTCAGAGTGTTCATAGCTTTGATAACCATAAAAATTGCGAAAGCAATTATTATAAAGTCAATCACTGTATTTATAAACATTCCATATTTAAGCATTACAGCTGGTTGATCTGCTTCGGCTGCTTTAAGAGTCAATGCTAAGTCACTGAAATCAACTCCACCAAGCAGTAATCCGATTGGCGGCATAATTACATCACCGACAAATGACGAAACAATCTTGCCGAACGCACCGCCGATAATTATACCAACAGCCATATCAACAACATTTCCCCTCATTGCGAATGCTTTAAATTCCTGTAACATTTTCATTTTTTATTCCTCCTAATAATTGGTGATTTTATTTTGACTATTCTGTCGCAAAATAATAAAAATAATTTATGTGTAATCTATTCATCAAAAAAAAAGTTTGTCAGCCCTAATAAAGCTTAGACTGACAAACTTTATAAAATTAAATAGGTTATAAAGCGTTTCAGATTACTTCATTAAAATCATTTTCTTCATAGCTGTGAAATTACCTGCCTGAAGTTTATATAGATAAACTCCACTTGGTAAGTTTGTAGCATTAAAGTTAACGCTATGGTAACCTTTATCCTGATCTTCATTTACAAGAACAGCCAATTCTTCACCAATTATATTATGAACAGATAATCTTACTGAAGATTTCTCTTTCAAAACATATCCAATCAAAGTTGTGGGGTTAAATGGATTAGGATAATTCTGTTCAAGAGCAAAGTTATCAATACTTCTTACATCAACTTCAATTACATCTGAAAAATTATAAAGACCATTGAAATCAATTTGTTTCAGTCTGTAATAATATTTGCCTTCAAATGCACTTCGGTCAATGAAGGAATAATTCTGAACCTGAGTTGTTGAACCATGTCCTTTGACGAATCCAATTGTTGTAAAGTCAGATTTATCTGTGCTTCTTTGAATTTCAAATCCGTGATTGTTTAACTCAGATGCAGTTGTCCAAACTAACTGAACTCCTTCTTTTTCGAGAGATGCTGTAAATGAAGTTAATTCAACAGGTAAAGGTGGACCAGAGAACCTGATAATTGTTCCGGCATTACCACAAGCCCAGGCATAATTTGCAGTTGCATCAATGCCATAAAGAGTTTGAGTTGTACCAGTTGAAAGAGCAGTCCAGTTAACTCCATCACTAGAATACCAACTTGTACCAGTCGAACCGACTGCCATATAGAGATTAAATCCGGGAACATTAACGACAAATCTGAAAGCAGCACCGGATACAGGAGTTACAGTCCAGTTTACACCTCCATCAGTTGTTTTTGCAGTTGTTCCATCCAGACAAACTGCAACACCTTCATTAGCATTAGCAAAAGCTACATAACTGGAGCCAGCGAACCCTTGTTGTTGATTAAATCCTGAAACAGTCCAGGTGTTACCTTTATCAGTTGATTTGTAAACTTTTGTTGGGTTCGCACTGCCGTTATAATAAGCACTGAACCAAACAGTGTTACCAACTACATCAATTGAACCTGCTGCGCCGTATTCTCCATTTACACTATCGGCTGGCGGAATATTACTTGCCGGAACTCTTGTCCAGGTATTTCCACCGTTTGTTGTTACAAGAATTTCCCAGTAAGTGCCAGGCCAGGGATCAGGGTCAGCATAACAAACTCCATCATTTGCATTGAAGAATCGAATGCCGTCACTAAAGCCAGCCGGATTGTTATATTGAGCTGTCCAGGTCATACCTCCGTCGGTGGTTTTCCAGATTGTGAAATTTGCTGTTCCTCCTTCTGTTCCAGTAACCCATGCAGTTAATGAATCAATCGCATCAATTGAGTAGTTAGTTACTGCTGCATTAGTTGGAGTTTTTACCTCCCAGGTATTTCCTCCGTTTATCGTTCTGAGAACAACGCCGCTCGCACCGCAAGCCCAAACGACATTATCGTTAACAGCTTTTAGCTGTCTTAGTCTTACTGTTGTTCCGCTGGTTTGTGCAACCCATTGAGAAAATACATCAACAGTAGAGAAAAGAAAGAGAACAATGAGAACAAACAAAGCAGGAATTTGTTTTTTCATAGGATTACTCCTGATATATTGATTGTAGGTGATTTGTTAATTAGTGCCCAAATGGTTCTCATTAAACTTAATAAAATATTTTTTTATTTGCCAAGTCTTACAGGACCAGCATTTTTAACTTCTTCGCTGCAGCCATCTGAAAATAATTTAAAGTTTTCTATGAATCTTGCTGCAAGTGCGTCATATTTTTTCCAATATTCATCTTTGTTTCCCCAACTGCTTGATGGATCAAGAACATCTTCCGGAACATCAGGACAAGTTAAAGGAACTTCGAATCCGAATAATTTATCTTTTCTGTACTGAACATTATCGAGTTTTCCGTCTAATGCAGCATTCAAAAGATTTCTAGTGTGTCGGATAGAAATTCTTTTTCCAACACCGAATCTTCCGCCGACCCAACCGGTATTAACTAACCAAACATTTGCTTTGTGTTTCAGCATTCTTTCTTTCAACATCGAAGCATATTCA contains:
- the mscL gene encoding large-conductance mechanosensitive channel protein MscL translates to MKMLQEFKAFAMRGNVVDMAVGIIIGGAFGKIVSSFVGDVIMPPIGLLLGGVDFSDLALTLKAAEADQPAVMLKYGMFINTVIDFIIIAFAIFMVIKAMNTLKKKEEEKPAAPPEPPADVKLLTEIRDLLKKS
- a CDS encoding T9SS type A sorting domain-containing protein — encoded protein: MKKQIPALFVLIVLFLFSTVDVFSQWVAQTSGTTVRLRQLKAVNDNVVWACGASGVVLRTINGGNTWEVKTPTNAAVTNYSIDAIDSLTAWVTGTEGGTANFTIWKTTDGGMTWTAQYNNPAGFSDGIRFFNANDGVCYADPDPWPGTYWEILVTTNGGNTWTRVPASNIPPADSVNGEYGAAGSIDVVGNTVWFSAYYNGSANPTKVYKSTDKGNTWTVSGFNQQQGFAGSSYVAFANANEGVAVCLDGTTAKTTDGGVNWTVTPVSGAAFRFVVNVPGFNLYMAVGSTGTSWYSSDGVNWTALSTGTTQTLYGIDATANYAWACGNAGTIIRFSGPPLPVELTSFTASLEKEGVQLVWTTASELNNHGFEIQRSTDKSDFTTIGFVKGHGSTTQVQNYSFIDRSAFEGKYYYRLKQIDFNGLYNFSDVIEVDVRSIDNFALEQNYPNPFNPTTLIGYVLKEKSSVRLSVHNIIGEELAVLVNEDQDKGYHSVNFNATNLPSGVYLYKLQAGNFTAMKKMILMK
- a CDS encoding dienelactone hydrolase family protein encodes the protein MYRIVIFLSFILLSSFNFSQEKSCCNVSVSFASFGEDKSFREVHQLPKDFVLKDAKGRMIKFSTADGKEANAYYIQSPKPSKKFIFVFHEWWGLNDNIKREADELQKELGNVNIMALDLYDGQVATKREDAAKLMQANNKTRSMEIIRGAIEFAGKDAEIGTIGWCFGGGWSLLASISAGKKGKACVVYYGIIENTPETFKDLNAPVLGIFAEKDGWITPEVYGNLEKNLKAAGKKVTIKSFIAEHAFANPSNSNFDEKATKEAKELTLKFFKENLMK